The Haladaptatus cibarius D43 genome window below encodes:
- a CDS encoding aldo/keto reductase: protein MSYDDSDGIPKLGLGTWQNTDGEDCAHSVKYALDLGYEHIDTAQAYSNEEYVGEGIEESSVSREDFFLATKVWIDNLEHDDVLETTQTSLDKLGTEYVDLLYVHWPAREYDAEETLAAFDQLYDEGKIEHVGVSNFEPEHLAEAQEILDAPLFANQVEMHPLLQQDELHDYAVENDIQLVAYSPLARGEVFDVPELNDIAEKHGVSEAQVSLAWVMQKENVVAIPKATGEDHIEDNFAALDLELDDEDVTKIDDIDRTSREVDPNFAPW from the coding sequence ATGTCATACGATGATAGCGACGGCATTCCGAAACTCGGACTCGGAACGTGGCAGAACACCGACGGCGAGGACTGCGCACACAGTGTGAAATACGCCCTCGACCTCGGCTACGAGCATATCGACACGGCACAGGCCTACAGCAACGAGGAGTACGTCGGCGAAGGAATCGAAGAATCGTCCGTCTCCCGCGAGGACTTCTTCCTCGCCACCAAGGTCTGGATTGACAACTTAGAACACGACGATGTACTGGAAACGACCCAAACCAGCCTCGACAAACTCGGGACGGAGTACGTAGATCTGCTCTACGTCCACTGGCCCGCCCGCGAGTACGACGCAGAAGAAACCCTCGCGGCCTTCGACCAACTGTACGACGAAGGCAAAATCGAACACGTCGGCGTGAGCAACTTCGAACCAGAACATCTGGCCGAGGCGCAGGAAATCCTCGACGCACCTCTCTTCGCCAATCAAGTCGAGATGCATCCGCTGCTTCAGCAGGACGAACTCCACGATTACGCGGTCGAAAACGACATTCAACTCGTGGCCTACTCGCCGCTCGCCCGCGGCGAGGTGTTCGACGTGCCGGAGCTGAACGACATCGCCGAAAAACACGGCGTCAGCGAAGCACAGGTCAGCCTCGCGTGGGTGATGCAGAAAGAGAACGTCGTCGCCATTCCGAAGGCGACCGGCGAAGACCACATCGAGGACAACTTCGCCGCACTCGACCTCGAACTGGACGACGAGGACGTGACGAAAATCGACGATATCGACCGCACGAGCCGAGAAGTTGACCCGAATTTCGCCCCGTGGTAA